A window from Pagrus major chromosome 4, Pma_NU_1.0 encodes these proteins:
- the irf1a gene encoding interferon regulatory factor 1a encodes MQQPGRLRLRPWLEEQIQSGRYPGVSWLDQPAQIFQIPWKHAARHGWSIDRDATLFRSWAMHTGRYRPGKDKPDPKTWKANFRCALNSLPDICELQEHSRKRGSNAYRVYRMMPSTQTHRRRRGLRFFSRPRDRQTSLGDDAYTTHTWQPTTTRPISDTPQKAETPAQDTFGNTQTHGMWEAKPEDQEQSEAVFKLMDHLSNADLWNQTGEQRGWRTSTLWNQWHCAGDDNPYSLHTDYNDLFCPNYIKELSDWSTHQQTLML; translated from the exons ATGCAACAACCAGGCCGGCTGAGGCTGAGGCCGTGGCTGGAGGAGCAGATTCAGTCTGGGAGGTATCCAGGAGTCAGCTGGCTGGACCAG CCAGCGCAAATCTTCCAAATCCCGTGGAAACATGCAGCGCGACATGGCTGGAGTATTGACCGAGATGCTACACTCTTCAGGAGCTGGGCCATGCACACTG GGCGGTACCGTCCAGGCAAAGACAAGCCGGATCCCAAGACATGGAAGGCGAACTTCCGCTGTGCCTTGAATTCTCTGCCTGACATCTGTGAGCTGCAGGAGCACAGCAGGAAGAGAGGCAGCAACGCCTACAGAGTCTACAGGATGATGcccagcacacaaacacacagacgcaGGAGAG GGCTGCGGTTTTTCAGCAGGCCTCGAGACAGACAGACCAGTTTAGGTGATGATGCGTACACCACGCACACGTGGCAACCCACCACAACCAGACCCATTTCAGACACACCACAGAAGGCGGAGACCCCTGCACAAGACACATTCGGCAACACTCAAACACACG GGATGTGGGAGGCCAAACCAGAGGACCAGGAGCAGAGTGAGGCTGTGTTTAAG TTGATGGACCACTTAAGCAACGCTGACCTCTGGAACCAGACTGGGGAGCAGAGAGGATGGAGAACAAGCACGCTGTGGAACCAATGGCACT GTGCTGGTGATGATAACCCGTACTCTCTGCACACAGACTACAACGATCTGTTTTGTCCAAACTACATCAAggagctctctgattggtccacacATCAGCAAACACTGATGTTGTAG